A window of the Halobacterium hubeiense genome harbors these coding sequences:
- the dph5 gene encoding diphthine synthase encodes MLTFVGLGLYDERSVTVAGADAIAAADRAFAEFYTSKLVGADVADLEAYHDTDVEVRDRAGVEQDPEPILAAAESGDCVFLTAGDTMISTTHVDLRLRAEERGIDTRVIHAPTAESAASSLTGLQNYRFGKATTLPFEWAHGADGVPSSVVETVEDNRQRGLHTLCYLDIKVDHPRVDGDEYMTASHAAGLLAEHWDADALGVVVARAGAPDATVRADRLGALAEMDFGEPLHLLVIPGDLHHVETDALAGLADAPADALDEYRD; translated from the coding sequence ATGCTCACGTTCGTCGGGCTCGGTCTCTACGACGAGCGCTCGGTCACGGTCGCTGGCGCCGACGCCATCGCGGCCGCCGACCGCGCGTTCGCGGAGTTCTACACCAGCAAACTCGTCGGCGCGGACGTCGCCGACCTCGAAGCCTACCACGACACCGACGTCGAGGTGCGGGACCGCGCGGGCGTCGAACAGGACCCCGAGCCGATTCTCGCGGCCGCCGAGTCCGGCGACTGCGTCTTCCTCACTGCGGGGGACACGATGATTTCGACGACGCACGTCGATTTGCGGCTGCGCGCCGAGGAGCGCGGCATCGACACGCGCGTGATTCACGCCCCCACCGCTGAATCCGCGGCGTCCAGTCTCACGGGCCTCCAGAACTACCGCTTCGGGAAGGCGACGACGCTCCCCTTCGAGTGGGCGCACGGCGCGGACGGCGTGCCGAGTTCGGTCGTCGAGACCGTCGAGGACAACCGCCAGCGCGGTCTGCACACGCTCTGTTATCTGGACATCAAGGTCGACCACCCGCGCGTGGACGGTGACGAGTACATGACCGCGAGCCACGCCGCCGGCCTGCTCGCCGAGCACTGGGACGCGGACGCGCTCGGCGTGGTCGTCGCGCGTGCGGGAGCGCCCGACGCGACCGTCCGCGCGGACCGCCTCGGCGCGCTCGCGGAGATGGACTTCGGGGAGCCGCTGCACCTGCTCGTGATTCCGGGCGACCTCCACCACGTCGAGACGGACGCGCTCGCGGGGCTCGCCGACGCGCCCGCGGACGCGCTCGACGAGTACCGCGACTAA